The genomic DNA CGCAGCGGGGTGCTGGGGGCTACCACCCATGTACGAGATCACCGTCAGCAGAATCAGCGCAATCGGTGCGACCCCAAGAGCGCGTCCGAAAACACGGATCCACCGTTGAGGCGCCGCGCGTGTCTCGATCAGCGCAATCCACGCCGCAAACAACAGCAGGGTGACGAGAACGCTCAGCGGCATGAACGCCTGAACCACTATCGATCGCGCATAGCCCTCGGTCACCCACGTTGAGAGGATGCCACCTGTTGTCACGAACGCTGGCACCACGACCCAGAGGAGAAGCACGATCCAGGCCGCAATCGTCGAAGCCGGCGTCGTCGATGGTGAACCAATTCGCTTGCGACGCAGTTCGATTCGTTCGACGTCCAACTCGGCGACCGAGATCTGCATCGCCAGAGCAGGCACGAAAAATCGACCCACCCACGCGGCGAGCACCACAATGACGACGCTGACGAGAATCGAAGCGGCGACGACGGGTGCATCGGTATCTGCAGCCCCGCTCAGCATGACGACAGCCATCCAGACGACCACCGCACTCGCGGCGAAGAAGGCCAGCGCGGCGAGCAGGCGGCGCTGGTCGCTGACATCCTCGGGGCTTGTCGAACGCTTCGCCCCGACCGCCGCCCCCGCATGCAAGGCGACCACAAGACCGAGCATGGTTGTCGTGTACTCGAGGGAGTGCGACGCCGCGGCTTTACCGAACTCGCTCATGCCCTCGGCAACAGCTGCCAACGCCCCGAGACCGTCCGGGAAACCTCCAGCGAGGACACTGTACCCAGCCACCGCGAGCTCGAATGCAATCAGTATGAACGTGAAGCTCGCAAGAATCACGCCGAGCAGCACCCGGGCGAAATCCGCCGGCAGGCCCTGCCCAAACTCGGCGCGGATCGCTGGCATTGTGGATGCGCGGGACAAGTCGATCAACGAAGGCTCCTATCGCACTCCGGCGTGTGTGCCGGGGAACAGGACGCTACTGCGTACCGCCGACACCCGCGGAGCAGACTGACCGGACGCGAGCGCTCAGCCTCCGTGCCTAGCCAACCCCATCATCTCGCCGAACGTCCTGCACGAAGCGATGATCACCTCCTCGCAAGCCGCCCGTCACCACACTGACACCCCGACGGCTATCCGTTGGGACGGGGCTTCTCCGTCGGCTTCGAGCCTTGAAGGAGTTCTTCGACATACGTCCGCAGCGCAGGATCGCACACATACACATACGTCCCCAGCATGCCTCGTGTGAGCAGCACAGCGTAGATGTTCACGATGAACTGCAGCAGGTCGTCGTCGTCGTAGGTGACCCCGAGCGTCTTGTTGTTCTCCTTGCCCTTCGTGTCGAAGTAGGAGTCGCGATCGGCGAAGACCCGCCGCGAGACGCGGTCGTATCGCAAGTCGGGCCCGATGATCACGCCGGCATAGTTCAGGTCGTACCCCTGCACGGTGTGGATCGAGCCGACCTCGTCGATCGAGCCGGGTGAGTTGATCCAGTCGGTGGCGGTGCGATTCCACTGCAATGCGACGCCGTCGAGTTCGATGTCGGGCTTCAAGGCATCCTTCTTGCTCTTCCATGGCCATGCATAGCCGGCGACCAGCCGGGCGAGGCCATGCTCGACGTCGCGAACCCGGATCGCATCGCGCATCGCGCCCAGGTCGTCGAAGATGCGGAGGTCGTAGTTGGGAAAGGTCCGCGACTCGGATGCCTCTCCACGAAGCATTCGGCGAATGAAGTCGATGTAGTCGGCGCCGCCGGCGACCCGCATCTGCGACACCAGCGGGTAGAAGCGATCCGCGGACTTAGCGCCCTGAACGAGCGGACCGAGAACCGCGGCAGGAAGATCAGCCGGCCGCACGCTCTGCGCTTCGTCGAGAAGGAACACCTGGTGACGGCTCCGCGAGCGGATCCAGTCGAGCTGCGTCTTGGTCAGGTCGTCGTTGCCGTACAGCCGCTCGTTGATCTCTCTGAACTTCTTGTTCTGCACTCCCGACGGCTGATTCGCGCGCTGGTTCAATCGATGGGTCTCATCGACGACGAGGAGGTCGTACTCCTCTGTGGATTCGCCGACTTGGAACGGGGTGAGCACCAGGTTCTTACCGAGCCCAGGCGTCTTGGCGAACACCTTCTGGATCGATTTCCGCAACGACTGCTGAGGAACGACGATCCCGATCTTGAAGTTGCGGAGAAGTTCGGCGTACCCCTCGACAAAGAACTCTGAGAAGAGCGAGTCCGACTCAGGTCGGTCATTCGGATTCGAGATCTGGATGTCCCGAAGCAGCTTCATCAGGAAGACACCGACGATCGTCTTCCCGGTGCCGGGATCGCCTTGCACCACGATCGTGCTTCCGCCGCCGAGTTCGAGGTCTTCGAACAGCCCCTCAAGGATGCCCTCCATCGCGATAGCCTGCTCCTGGTTCAGCGCTTTGAAGGGCGAGAGCTTGAAGAGGTCGCTGTTCTCGATGGCGGGGATGTCTCGTGTGAACATCCCCGCCGCGCGAAGCTCATCAAATACCTCATCG from Agromyces larvae includes the following:
- a CDS encoding DUF2075 domain-containing protein — its product is MTSFRIERFPFTRAMVGQWTEDDGRHANWPVVYTLSSDGDIYIGETLNARGRLRQHLDTASKQHLTAARIVIDETFNKSVCLDLESYLIRLFAGDGKYQVVNRNEGITDADYYDRVRYRATFDEVFDELRAAGMFTRDIPAIENSDLFKLSPFKALNQEQAIAMEGILEGLFEDLELGGGSTIVVQGDPGTGKTIVGVFLMKLLRDIQISNPNDRPESDSLFSEFFVEGYAELLRNFKIGIVVPQQSLRKSIQKVFAKTPGLGKNLVLTPFQVGESTEEYDLLVVDETHRLNQRANQPSGVQNKKFREINERLYGNDDLTKTQLDWIRSRSRHQVFLLDEAQSVRPADLPAAVLGPLVQGAKSADRFYPLVSQMRVAGGADYIDFIRRMLRGEASESRTFPNYDLRIFDDLGAMRDAIRVRDVEHGLARLVAGYAWPWKSKKDALKPDIELDGVALQWNRTATDWINSPGSIDEVGSIHTVQGYDLNYAGVIIGPDLRYDRVSRRVFADRDSYFDTKGKENNKTLGVTYDDDDLLQFIVNIYAVLLTRGMLGTYVYVCDPALRTYVEELLQGSKPTEKPRPNG